In Chloroflexota bacterium, one DNA window encodes the following:
- a CDS encoding dual specificity protein phosphatase family protein: MLAVLQHWFYVLRSHLVMGTRRLYRRLGGKVKPRVNQITEQLYLGGFFDLHDWQILHAQGVRVVVNLQSERQDRFGDLGNEGYLWLPTMDRQAPSAEALQQGVAFVQQAIQTDHKVLIHCHAGMSRSATLCTAVLIAQGMDLESAWNLVKARRPIVHLHPWQRRALEQFARDWAQQGAEL; encoded by the coding sequence ATGCTGGCAGTTTTGCAGCATTGGTTTTATGTTTTGCGCTCACATTTAGTCATGGGAACTCGCCGACTCTATCGGCGGCTTGGTGGCAAGGTTAAGCCGCGAGTCAACCAAATTACCGAGCAACTGTACCTCGGCGGTTTTTTTGATCTCCACGATTGGCAGATTTTACACGCCCAAGGTGTGCGGGTTGTAGTCAATCTCCAATCCGAGCGCCAAGATCGTTTCGGCGATTTAGGCAACGAAGGCTACTTATGGCTACCAACCATGGATCGCCAAGCACCGAGTGCTGAGGCGCTGCAACAAGGCGTGGCTTTCGTGCAACAAGCCATCCAAACTGACCACAAAGTGTTGATCCATTGCCACGCAGGGATGAGCCGTTCGGCCACCTTATGTACAGCCGTGCTGATCGCCCAAGGCATGGATTTGGAAAGCGCATGGAATTTAGTTAAGGCGCGTCGCCCAATTGTTCACTTGCATCCCTGGCAACGCCGAGCTTTAGAGCAATTTGCCCGCGATTGGGCACAGCAAGGAGCAGAATTATGA